A single Cucumis melo cultivar AY chromosome 4, USDA_Cmelo_AY_1.0, whole genome shotgun sequence DNA region contains:
- the LOC127149077 gene encoding uncharacterized protein LOC127149077, which yields METDDMFLQFEDDLDNNIARGSSSVGDNTESSSQQTTPTPRRRAQSRLLELERHVAINGRIPMTIAPGAEKPISPHAVRFSQAIGVCVRKTFPVRCLKWTDVGREYIEVVKGDLQRFFVLDFNDQAMNRFVEHQMLTTFKEFRADCHKHFKKYSDPEEARANPPNALVGRDEDWHFLCDHYISRAFQEQSRTNKAARQKQPYNHSSGSKSFLQRQHELAERRGQPVDRVELFRETHVRAGTFVSQAAEDAHNQMLELQSQPIPKGSQPLSEDEICDQVLGRRPGYSKGLGWGPKPKARRTASASSSSTSCSQSTQKEIELQAKLHEALERIEVQDRNHQALASQVEAMKKMIEDLTRAQQGPPHDP from the exons atggagacggacgatatgttcctccagtttgaggacgatttagataataaCATCGCGAGAGGGTcatcatctgtgggcgacaatacgg agtcttcttctcaacaaacgactccgactcctaggagacgtgcgcagtctcgactcttggagttagagcgccacgttgcaataaatgggcgcattccgatgacgatcgcccctggagcggagaagcctatttctccacacgccgttcgcttcagccaggcgataggcgtgtgcgtgcgaaagacatttcccgtccgctgtcttaagtggacggacgttgggagagaatacattgaggtcgtcaagggcgacctccag cgattctttgtgcttgatttcaatgatcaagcaatgaacaggtttgttgagcatcagatgctcacgacctttaaagagttccgggccgactgtcataaacatttcaaaaagtacagcgacccggaggaggctcgtgccaacccaccaaacgcattggttggacgtgatgaggattggcacttcctttgcgaccattatatcagtcgtgcattccag gagcaatcacggacaaacaaggctgctagacagaagcagccttacaatcatagtagcgggtccaagtcgtttctacaacgacagcatgagctcgctgaaagaagagggcagccggtcgatcgtgtggaattgttccgggaaacacacgttcgagctgggacattcgtgtcgcaagccgccgaggatgcgcat aatcaaatgctggaactccaatcccagcctatcccaaagggtagtcagccactctctgaggatgagatatgcgatcaggtgttgggtagacgaccaggctactcaaaaggccttggttggggacccaagccgaaggcccgcagaacggcaagtgcaagcagttcgtcgacatcttgttcgcagtccacacaaaaagagattgaattacaagctaaacttcatgaagctttggaacggattgaagtacaagatagaaatcaccaagcattagcttcacaagtggaagctatgaaaaagatgattgaagacctaactcgtgcacaacagggaccaccacatgatccctag